One segment of Anopheles stephensi strain Indian chromosome 3, UCI_ANSTEP_V1.0, whole genome shotgun sequence DNA contains the following:
- the LOC118514302 gene encoding calcium and integrin-binding protein 1-like: MGQVKSQFSEDELQDYEDLTYFTKKEILYAHKKFKNLAPEKVGHNKNAKLSMSKVLEYPELKANPFGDRICMVFSSSNDGDITFEDFLDMMSVFSDAAPKSVKAEHAFRIYDFDGDDMIGRNDLKLVIQRLVDNNSDLGHSDIDQLINNILEEADLDDDGALSFAEFEHIIDKSSDFINSFRIRL, from the exons ATGGGCCAGGTAAAGAGCCAGTTTAGTGAGGACGAGCTGCAAGATTATGAAGATTTGACATACTTTACGAAGAAAGAAATTTTGTA CGCACACAAGAAGTTCAAGAATCTCGCGCCTGAGAAAGTGGGACACAACAAGAATGCAAAGCTCTCCATGAGCAAAGTCCTTGAGTATCCGGAACTGAAGGCCAACCCGTTCGGGGACAGAATCTGCATGGTATTTAGCTCGAGCAACGATGGCGATATAACGTTCGAAGATTTTCTCGACATGATGTCCGTGTTTTCCGATGCTGCACCAAAGTCGGTAAAGGCTGAGCACGCCTTCCGGATCTATG ATTTCGATGGTGACGATATGATAGGCAGGAATGATTTGAAACTAGTCATTCAACGGCTGGTGGATAACAATTCCGATCTAGGCCACAGCGACATTGATCAACTGATTAAT AACATCTTGGAGGAAGCTGATTTAGATGATGATGGAGCACTGTCGTTTGCAGAATTTGAGCATATTATCGACAAATCGTCAGATTTCATTAA CTCCTTCCGCATACGACTATAA
- the LOC118514303 gene encoding putative oligosaccharyltransferase complex subunit CG9662, whose protein sequence is MTPPQRGCVKKKNRRINNSAVELQKLQPRNNSLKVMEALYSLPFFLFEVPNLKLKRPSWFQQPSAMTVFSFVLLSYFLVTGGIIYDVIVEPPSVGSTTDEHGHSRPVAFMPYRVNGQYIMEGLASSFLFTIGGLGFIIMDQTHTPGKPKLNKILLIAMGFIFIVVSFITTWIFMRMKLPGYLQP, encoded by the exons ATGACACCACCACAAAGGGGgtgtgtgaaaaaaaaaaatcgccgtATCAACAACTCAGCAGTGGAACTACAGAAACTACAACCAAGAAATAATTCACTTAAAGTAATGGAAGCTCTGTACAGTTTGCCGTTCTTTCTGTTCGAGGTGCCGAACTTGAAGCTAAAGCGGCCCTCATGGTTCCAGCAACCCTCAGCCATGACGGTCTTTTCGTTTGTACTGCTCTCTTACTTCCTCGTCACCGGAG GTATAATTTACGATGTGATCGTTGAACCACCGAGCGTAGGATCGACGACAGACGAGCACGGCCATTCGAGACCGGTAGCGTTCATGCCGTACCGAGTGAACGGTCAGTACATCATGGAAGGACTTGCCAGCAGCTTCCTGTTCACGATCGGTGGTCTCGGGTTTATCATTATGGATCAAACGCACACGCCCGGCAAACCGAAGCTGAACAAAATTCTTCTCATTGCCATGGGCTTCATCTTTATCGTCGTGTCGTTCATTACGACGTGGATTTTCATGCGAATGAAGCTGCCGGGATACCTCCAGCCTTAG
- the LOC118514311 gene encoding adult cuticle protein 1-like, translating to MKCIAAVVMVALAVVAEAGIAPVSVVYSAPETTVVQQNVAPKYVTAYAAPAVTYASHASVAPVAAYAAPVATYAAPVATYASPISYAAQRTVFQAAPVAYAAPTAYAYDQGNYVQAVQAVPTVYAQVQKEARYVAANRGAIHEAPLAGHAVNQQSLNVEPAPGTL from the exons ATGAAG TGCATCGCAGCTGTAGTCATGGTGGCTCTGGCCGTCGTCGCTGAGGCCGGTATTGCTCCGGTGTCGGTGGTCTACTCCGCTCCCGAGACGACCGTCGTCCAGCAGAACGTGGCTCCGAAGTACGTCACCGCTTACGCTGCCCCGGCCGTTACCTACGCCAGCCACGCCAGTGTCGCTCCGGTCGCTGCCTATGCTGCCCCAGTTGCCACCTATGCTGCCCCGGTTGCTACCTATGCTTCTCCCATCTCGTACGCCGCCCAACGCACCGTTTTCCAGGCTGCCCCTGTTGCCTATGCTGCCCCGACTGCCTACGCTTACGATCAAGGAAACTACGTCCAGGCCGTCCAGGCTGTCCCGACCGTCTACGCTCAGGTCCAGAAGGAAGCTCGCTATGTGGCCGCCAACCGTGGTGCTATCCATGAGGCTCCTCTGGCCGGACACGCCGTCAACCAGCAGTCGCTGAACGTTGAGCCAGCACCCGGAACTCTGTAA
- the LOC118514299 gene encoding uncharacterized protein LOC118514299 isoform X2: protein MEFSFRFTLPVGGAIKDETIDDIDISIRTALLPTTTSFKMKFFIVIMAVAFVAASEASYLPYADDLSYQSYGYGLPLSKVVVGSSYGLPAAVDKYSYPSYYSSYPALKKVVEYPSVAPVLATKVVDNSYGLGYNKLVAPVVATKVVDNSYGLGYNKLVSPVLASGYGLGYNKLVSPVVDNGLYNYGGYGLGYNKYLSAAPVAKYVL, encoded by the exons ATGgagttttcctttcgatttACTCTTCCGGTAGGTGGCGCTATAAAAGATGAGACCATCGACGATATTGACATCAGTATTCGCACAGCACTTctaccaacaacaacatcattcAAAATGAAG TTCTTCATTGTAATCATGGCTGTGGCGTTCGTCGCTGCGTCCGAGGCCTCGTACCTGCCATACGCTGACGATCTTTCCTACCAGAGCTACGGTTATGGACTTCCTCTCTCGAAGGTGGTCGTCGGCTCGTCGTACGGTCTGCCAGCAGCTGTGGACAAGTACTCCTACCCATCGTACTACAGTTCCTATCCGGCCTTGAAGAAGGTGGTCGAATACCCGTCGGTTGCTCCGGTGCTGGCCACCAAG GTCGTTGATAACAGCTACGGACTGGGATACAACAAGCTGGTCGCCCCGGTCGTCGCCACCAAGGTCGTTGATAACAGCTATGGCCTAGGATACAACAAGCTGGTGTCTCCGGTCCTTGCCAGCGGTTACGGTCTCGGATACAACAAGCTGGTGTCCCCAGTCGTCGATAATGGCCTGTATAACTATGGCGGCTACGGGCTGGGATACAACAAGTACCTGTCGGCCGCTCCAGTTGCCAAATATGTGTTGTAA
- the LOC118514299 gene encoding uncharacterized protein LOC118514299 isoform X1, translating into MEFSFRFTLPVGGAIKDETIDDIDISIRTALLPTTTSFKMKFFIVIMAVAFVAASEASYLPYADDLSYQSYGYGLPLSKVVVGSSYGLPAAVDKYSYPSYYSSYPALKKVVEYPSVAPVLATKVVDNSYGLGYTKVVDNSYGLGYNKLVAPVVATKVVDNSYGLGYNKLVSPVLASGYGLGYNKLVSPVVDNGLYNYGGYGLGYNKYLSAAPVAKYVL; encoded by the exons ATGgagttttcctttcgatttACTCTTCCGGTAGGTGGCGCTATAAAAGATGAGACCATCGACGATATTGACATCAGTATTCGCACAGCACTTctaccaacaacaacatcattcAAAATGAAG TTCTTCATTGTAATCATGGCTGTGGCGTTCGTCGCTGCGTCCGAGGCCTCGTACCTGCCATACGCTGACGATCTTTCCTACCAGAGCTACGGTTATGGACTTCCTCTCTCGAAGGTGGTCGTCGGCTCGTCGTACGGTCTGCCAGCAGCTGTGGACAAGTACTCCTACCCATCGTACTACAGTTCCTATCCGGCCTTGAAGAAGGTGGTCGAATACCCGTCGGTTGCTCCGGTGCTGGCCACCAAGGTCGTTGATAACAGCTACGGACTGGGATACACCAAGGTCGTTGATAACAGCTACGGACTGGGATACAACAAGCTGGTCGCCCCGGTCGTCGCCACCAAGGTCGTTGATAACAGCTATGGCCTAGGATACAACAAGCTGGTGTCTCCGGTCCTTGCCAGCGGTTACGGTCTCGGATACAACAAGCTGGTGTCCCCAGTCGTCGATAATGGCCTGTATAACTATGGCGGCTACGGGCTGGGATACAACAAGTACCTGTCGGCCGCTCCAGTTGCCAAATATGTGTTGTAA
- the LOC118514304 gene encoding uncharacterized protein LOC118514304 isoform X1, whose protein sequence is MKFFIAIMAVAFVAASEASYLPYADDLSYQSYGYGLPLSKVVVGSSYGLPAAVDKYSYPSYYSSYPAVKKVVEYPSVAPVLATKVVDNSFGLGYTKVVDNSYGLGYNKLVSPVVATKVVDNSYGLGYNKLVSPVLASGYGLGYNKLVSPVVDNGLYNYGGYGLGYNKYLSAAPVAKYVL, encoded by the exons ATGAAG TTCTTCATTGCAATCATGGCTGTGGCGTTCGTCGCTGCGTCCGAGGCCTCGTACCTGCCATACGCTGACGATCTGTCCTACCAGAGCTACGGTTATGGACTTCCTCTCTCGAAGGTGGTCGTCGGCTCGTCGTACGGTCTGCCTGCAGCTGTGGACAAGTACTCCTACCCATCGTACTACAGTTCCTATCCGGCCGTGAAGAAGGTGGTCGAATATCCGTCGGTTGCTCCGGTGCTGGCCACCAAGGTCGTTGATAACAGCTTCGGACTGGGATACACCAAAGTCGTTGATAACAGCTACGGACTGGGATACAACAAGCTGGTGTCCCCGGTCGTCGCCACCAAGGTCGTTGATAACAGCTATGGCCTAGGATACAACAAGCTGGTGTCTCCGGTCCTTGCCAGCGGTTACGGTCTCGGATACAACAAGCTGGTGTCCCCAGTCGTCGATAATGGCCTGTACAACTATGGTGGCTACGGACTGGGATACAACAAGTACCTGTCGGCCGCTCCAGTTGCCAAATATGTTCTTTAA
- the LOC118514304 gene encoding uncharacterized protein LOC118514304 isoform X2, which produces MKFFIAIMAVAFVAASEASYLPYADDLSYQSYGYGLPLSKVVVGSSYGLPAAVDKYSYPSYYSSYPAVKKVVEYPSVAPVLATKVVDNSYGLGYNKLVSPVVATKVVDNSYGLGYNKLVSPVLASGYGLGYNKLVSPVVDNGLYNYGGYGLGYNKYLSAAPVAKYVL; this is translated from the exons ATGAAG TTCTTCATTGCAATCATGGCTGTGGCGTTCGTCGCTGCGTCCGAGGCCTCGTACCTGCCATACGCTGACGATCTGTCCTACCAGAGCTACGGTTATGGACTTCCTCTCTCGAAGGTGGTCGTCGGCTCGTCGTACGGTCTGCCTGCAGCTGTGGACAAGTACTCCTACCCATCGTACTACAGTTCCTATCCGGCCGTGAAGAAGGTGGTCGAATATCCGTCGGTTGCTCCGGTGCTGGCCACCAAG GTCGTTGATAACAGCTACGGACTGGGATACAACAAGCTGGTGTCCCCGGTCGTCGCCACCAAGGTCGTTGATAACAGCTATGGCCTAGGATACAACAAGCTGGTGTCTCCGGTCCTTGCCAGCGGTTACGGTCTCGGATACAACAAGCTGGTGTCCCCAGTCGTCGATAATGGCCTGTACAACTATGGTGGCTACGGACTGGGATACAACAAGTACCTGTCGGCCGCTCCAGTTGCCAAATATGTTCTTTAA
- the LOC118514304 gene encoding uncharacterized protein LOC118514304 isoform X3, translating to MKFFIAIMAVAFVAASEASYLPYADDLSYQSYGYGLPLSKVVVGSSYGLPAAVDKYSYPSYYSSYPAVKKVVEYPSVAPVLATKVVDNSYGLGYNKLVSPVLASGYGLGYNKLVSPVVDNGLYNYGGYGLGYNKYLSAAPVAKYVL from the exons ATGAAG TTCTTCATTGCAATCATGGCTGTGGCGTTCGTCGCTGCGTCCGAGGCCTCGTACCTGCCATACGCTGACGATCTGTCCTACCAGAGCTACGGTTATGGACTTCCTCTCTCGAAGGTGGTCGTCGGCTCGTCGTACGGTCTGCCTGCAGCTGTGGACAAGTACTCCTACCCATCGTACTACAGTTCCTATCCGGCCGTGAAGAAGGTGGTCGAATATCCGTCGGTTGCTCCGGTGCTGGCCACCAAG GTCGTTGATAACAGCTATGGCCTAGGATACAACAAGCTGGTGTCTCCGGTCCTTGCCAGCGGTTACGGTCTCGGATACAACAAGCTGGTGTCCCCAGTCGTCGATAATGGCCTGTACAACTATGGTGGCTACGGACTGGGATACAACAAGTACCTGTCGGCCGCTCCAGTTGCCAAATATGTTCTTTAA
- the LOC118514292 gene encoding casein kinase I: MELRVGNKYRLGRKIGSGSFGDIYLGTNISTGEEVAIKLECIKTKHPQLHIESKFYKMLQGAVGIPTIKWCGSEGDYNVMVMELLGPSLEDLFNFCSRRFTLKTVLLLADQMISRIDFIHSRSFIHRDIKPDNFLMGLGKKGNLVYIIDFGLAKKYKDSRSMSHIPYRENKNLTGTARYASINTHLGIEQSRRDDLESLGYVLMYFNLGTLPWQGLKAANKRQKYERISEKKLSTPVEELCKGFPREFSLYLAYCRHMDFIQRPDYCYLRKLFRTLFHRQGFVYDYVFDWNMLKFGRPNLNAFTSMKRGQSRTPSATQNEQQQQQQQQQQQQQQQQQQQQQQQKQITNTTSVTTPSKGASGGGGVVVAGGNVSNANNSSSVGGGTAIVSSHTVAVAAAAVADKSKEMSPQTRHLLQHFIRTELQKGQPPGGGGGGAGGSVQQQQQQQSGMVMGGGGQPSAHSNSINNNSGVVGNDPNVVDATTAAVAASFSRHETPERRSSIRLRGQNLDARNAE, encoded by the coding sequence ATGGAACTGCGCGTGGGTAACAAGTACCGGCTGGGCCGAAAGATCGGTTCCGGCTCGTTCGGTGACATCTATCTCGGCACGAACATCTCCACCGGCGAGGAGGTGGCGATCAAGCTCGAATGCATCAAGACGAAACATCCGCAGCTACACATCGAGAGCAAGTTCTACAAAATGCTCCAGGGTGCGGTCGGCATCCCGACGATCAAGTGGTGCGGCTCGGAAGGCGACTACAACGTGATGGTGATGGAGCTGCTCGGCCCATCGTTGGAAGATTTGTTTAACTTTTGCTCGCGCCGCTTCACACTGAAgacggtgctgctgctcgcgGACCAGATGATATCGCGCATCGATTTTATACACTCGCGCAGCTTCATCCACCGGGACATCAAGCCGGACAACTTTCTGATGGGGCTCGGCAAGAAGGGCAATCTGGTGTACATTATCGATTTCGGGCTGGCGAAAAAGTACAAGGATTCGCGCAGCATGTCCCACATACCGTACCGGGAGAACAAAAATCTTACCGGCACCGCCCGGTACGCCTCGATCAACACGCACCTGGGCATCGAGCAGTCGCGCCGGGACGATCTCGAATCGCTCGGGTACGTGCTGATGTACTTCAACCTCGGCACGCTACCGTGGCAGGGGCTGAAGGCGGCGAACAAGCGCCAAAAGTATGAGCGGATCTCGGAGAAGAAGCTTTCCACGCCGGTCGAGGAGCTGTGCAAAGGGTTCCCGCGCGAGTTCAGCCTGTATCTGGCGTACTGCCGCCACATGGACTTTATCCAGCGGCCCGACTATTGCTATCTGCGCAAGCTGTTCCGTACGCTGTTCCACCGGCAGGGCTTCGTGTACGACTATGTGTTCGACTGGAATATGCTCAAGTTTGGCCGACCGAATCTGAACGCGTTTACGAGCATGAAGCGCGGCCAAAGCCGAACACCGAGTGCCACCCagaacgagcagcagcagcagcagcagcagcaacaacaacaacagcagcaacagcaacaacagcagcagcagcaacagaaacaaatcaccaacaccacctcAGTAACGACACCGTCCAAAGGTGCgagcggtggtggcggcgtgGTCGTAGCCGGTGGTAATGTCAGCAATGCCAACAACAGTAGCAGCGTCGGCGGTGGTACCGCTATCGTCAGCAGCCACACGGTGGCCGTGGCGGCCGCCGCTGTCGCCGACAAGAGCAAGGAAATGTCACCCCAGACGCGCCACCTGCTGCAACACTTCATACGGACGGAGCTGCAGAAGGGACAGCCGccgggcggtggtggtggtggggccGGTGGAagcgtgcagcagcaacagcagcaacagtccgGCATGGTGATGGGTGGTGGCGGGCAACCGTCCGCGCACAGTaacagcatcaacaacaacagtggcgTCGTCGGCAACGATCCGAACGTGGTGGACGCGACAACGGCCGCGGTGGCAGCTTCCTTCTCGCGGCACGAAACACCCGAACGCCGCTCGTCGATTCGTCTGCGTGGGCAAAATTTGGACGCAAGAAATGCGgaataa